The Mesorhizobium sp. AR02 region CGATGCGGATGGCACCTTGTCGCCCAGCACCGGCAAACCCTTCACCCATATCCTCAAACCTGCTGGCACGAGCGGATTTGAGGCTCTGCCGGTTATTGAATGGCAGTCGCTCGCGTTGGGCCGCCGATCCGGTTTCACAACGGCCCCGACCGCACTCGTTCCCATGCCTGACGGGATGCCGCCCGCGCTCGTGGTTGAGCGGTTCGACATCAGGACGAGCCTTGATGACAAGCATCTTCTTGCGCTTGAGGATTTCTGTTCCGTGCTGGGTGTGCCCACCGAAGCAAAATACGACGGCACGATGGAGCGCATCGCGCGGGCTCTGAGACCTCTATCAACCGCCCCGGAAGAGGATGTTCTGCTTGTGCTGAAGCGATCCCTGTTCGCCTGGCTGATCGCCGATGGCGACATGCATCTTAAGAACATGGCGCTCCTCAAGATCGCAGAGCCGGGCAGCGCGCAATTCAGCTCGGTTCGCATGGCACCGCTCTACGATGCTGTCACGACCCGCGTGTTTCCACGTCTCGAAAGAGACCGGATGGCGCTCAAACTGAACGGCAAGGACGATCGTCTGCGCCGCGCCGACTTCAAGACGTTCGCCAGCACTGCAGGCCTCAAGGCTGCCGAAGCAGACAACGCAATTGACGATCTTGTCGCCGCTCTTTCGCACGCACTCGATCACCTAGAATTGCCATCGCCTCTATCAGACGGGTCTCAAGGCGCGAAGATGGCGGAGCAAATGCGCGCGATTGTCCGCGAACGTATCGAAGGGTTTGCGTAGATGATCGATCTCACCGACGCGCCGGTCTCTGCCCTCCTTGAACTGCACGGCGATTTGTTGGCAGAGCTGCGGCGTCGTAAGATCGTGCGCAGTGCCAACAATCCAACCGGCGACTACGGAGAGCTCCTATTCTCCAGAGCCTTCGGGTGGACCCTCAACAGCAATTCTTCCGCCGATGCTGACGCCATCGATACCGAGGGGGTGCGCTATCAGATAAAGTGCCGCAAGCTTGAAACACTGGGCGGTTCCCGTCAGCTCGGATTTATCCGCCGACTCCCCGACAGACCTTTTGACCGGCTCGCGGCTGTCCTGCTCGATGGCAAGTTCCGTGTCACCAGGGCAGCCATCATTCCGTACGAAGTCGTCGAACCGCGACGTACGTCGATAGCGTCAAAGGCTGGAGGTTCATGCTGCGCGACTGTCTGTGACATACCCGGCGTCATGGATGTTACGCCCGAATTGCGAGCGGCGGAGCAGGCGATCTGATGGCTGGCAGCGGCGCGACCCGTCCTACTGATCGCGTCCGAAATCGCTTTGCGCAAGGAACCCAAGGGATGCGTAGTCCGACATAGGGGCGGCCACGCAGTTCCTCGCGGATGTCATCGATGATCAGATCGAGATTGCAGCTCTTGCTGACGATGCGCGCAAGAGCCTCACGCGAAACGGGTTCGCTGGCGGCAAAAATGGTCGCCTCGACGCGATGCATCCACTCGCGCCAGCGAACCTCCGCCAGCAGATGATCCAACTCGCGGACGACCAGCATTCGCTGGACATCTCTTTTTTCTCGTGTGCGTCGTGTCGGTTCCACCATTCGATCACAATCCGTAGATGCGGAAGGTCGGTAAGCGCTCATTTCCATGCGCGTTGACGCGGCCCGTTTGACGGGGTCGCTGTCAGACGGCTGCATCGGATCATGCAGCGGCGGTTTTGGCGAAGTTGAAGGGCAGCAGGTCGGTGATGTCGGCGTCTGTGGCGCGCTGCGGCAATTCGCTGAGGACGTAGCGCAAGTAGGCCAAGGGCTCGACGCCACAGGCGCGGCAGGTCAGCATCAGGCTGTATATGACGGCGCTGGCCCTGGCTCCATCCACGGTATCGCTGAACAGCCAGGATTTTCTGCCGGTGGCAAAGATTCTGATATCGCGTTCGAGGAGGTTGTTGTCGATCGGCATCCTGCCGTCTTCTGTGTATCGCGTCAGGTACTCCCACTGGTTCAGAGTGTAGGACACGGCGTCGCCGATCTTGCTATCGGGCAAGACCTTCGGCGCGATGTCGTCGAGCCATGCCTTGAGAGCATTGAGGATGGGAACGCTGTGTTGCTGGCGAAAGCGGCGAATGCAATCGGCTTGTGTTTCGCCCTTGTCCGGCTTTTCGTTCCGAACTTGGCCTTCAACCCGGTAGAGCTGCTCGAAGAACTTGAGCGCCTGCTCCGGCGGACCGCCCCCCTTCTTTCTTGCCTTGAGGGCATCGACGAAGCGACGTCTGGAATGGGCCATGCATCCCACATGGGTGGCCCCTGCCAGCGTGCGCCATGCGGTATAGCCATCGCTCATCAGTATGCCGCGGTAATCGCCGAGGAAGGCCTGCGGATAAATCTGGCCGCGACCCGGTTGATAATCGAGCAGCACGATCGGCTCGTTACTCTCTTCGCCGCTCCGGTATGCCCACATAAATGATGTGCTGGTGGCCTCCCTGTCCTTTTCCTTCAGGACCTGGACGGTGGTCTCGTCGCCATGGATGAGTGCTTGAGACCTGAGCCGCAGCTTCAGTGCGTCATAGATGCGGGAGAGATGCTTCTCGCTCGATCCGATCACCCAATGCCCCAGAGCGCCGCGGCTGACGGGCACGCCGGCTCGCTCGAATGCCTGGCTCAAGCGGTAGAGCGGCGTGCCGTCGACGTACTTGTGAACAAGAGCAAATGCCAGTGTCGAGGCCGTGGCGATGCTGCCCGGCAAGGGCTGCGCGGGCATCGGCGCGATCACGACCGGCGTATTGATGCCGGTACGGTCGCAATGGCGGCAGGCATACTTGAAGCGCACATTCTGCAGGACCTTCGCCTTCACCTCGATATGAAGCTGCTCGGTAATGGCCTCGCCCATGTGGTGCATCCGGTGACGACAGCAAGGACAGGCCTTCTGATCTTCGGGAAGGTCATACTCGACGCGCTCGCGCGGCAGGTGTTCCGGCAGGGCCTTGCGGCCACGCTTCTTTCCCTCCGGCTTTTTTTCGGTGGACGGAAAGCCGGTGTCCGGCAGGTCGACCACATTGCCATCTTCGCTGCCGGCGTCGTCTTCATCGGCAACCTGTTCGGCTTCATTGAAAAGGCGATCAACGTGCTTTTCGCTCTTGGGCGCAAAACGATGTGAGCGCGCCAGCGCCAACTCTTCCTCGAGCTTAACCACGCGTTCTGCGAGCTGACGGTTCTCCGCCTGCAGCACAGCAATGCGCGCCATCAACTCCTCAACAGTCGGTTCGCCAGGTCGATTGAACTAAACCGCTGCCGCGGTAGCTGACGCGCGGGTCTGGCCTGAGGAGGCCCCTGTCTGAGAAGATTTGGTGTCGAGCCAACCTTCCAGACAGGAGAACCCCAGATGGCCCAGATAAGCCCTCTGCGTCAGCGGATGATTGAAGATCTGACGATCCGCAATTTGTCACCGGAGACCCAGCGATCCTACGTGCATCACGTGGCGAAGTTCAGTCGATTTTTTGGACGATCACCCGATCAATTGGGATACGAAGAGGTGCGCGCCTATCAGGCCCACTTGGTGGGCCGAAGGGTCTCGTGGGGCGCGTTGAACCAGACCGTTTGCGCCTTGCGTTTCTTCTACGGCGTGACGCTGGGTCGATCTGATCTGCCTGAGCGGATCGCTTACGCCCGGACGCCGCGCAAGTTGCCGGTCGTGCTGAGCGCCGATGAGGTGGTCGGCTTTCTGCAGGCCGTGAAGGGGACGAGGAACCGGGTCGCTCTGATGACCACCTATGCGGCGGGCTTACGCGCCGCGGAGGCGGCGTGTCTGCGGGTGAGCGACATCGATAGCAGCCGGATGGTCATTCGCATCGAGCAGGGCAAGGGCGGCAAGGACCGCTATGTGATGCTGTCGCCGCAGCTGCTGGAGATTTTGCGCGTCTATTGGCGGTTGACCAAGCCGGGGCGATGGCTGTTTCCCCGGCGCGATGGCCGCGGCCCGATCCACCCGCAGACCTTGGGGATCGCCTGTCGAGCAGCCTGCGAGTTCCTGGGCGTTGAGAAGCGGGTGACGGTGCACACCCTTCGTCACAGCTTCGCCACCCACCTTTTGGAAGCCGGCACGGACATAAGGATCATTCAGGTGCTGCTGGGCCATCGCAGCCTGGCGACGACGACACTGTACGCCCAGGTCTCAACGGCAGTGATCGGCCGGACCGCCAGTCCTTTTGACCAACTCCACATGGAGATCACGCCGCCCGGCTGAGCCGCGCGCCATGCGCCCGGATCTGGAAGTGGCGGATGTATTCCACCGTCACGGGGATGATTATCGCCGCGACCATGCCGGCCATCTCGGGCGTGTCGAGCGCCGGGTCATGGCCGCGGTGGAGGCGTGCCGGACCGCGGCCCTGGGTGGTCACGCCGAACACTGCACCGACTGCGGCCTCGTGCGGCAAGCCTATAACTCCTGCCGCAACCGCCACTGCCCTAAGTGCCAGGGCCTAGCCCGCGCCCAGTGGCTGGCCGAGCGGCAGGCTGAGCTGCTGCCGGTCCCATACTTCCACGTGGTCTTCACCGTCCCGGCCCAGATCGCTGAGATCGCCTTCCAGAACAAGGCGGCGGTCTATGCGATCCTGTTCAAGGCCGCATCCGAAGCCTTGAGGGCGGCGGCGGCCGATCCCAGGCATCTGGGCGCCGAGATCGGCGTGGTCGCCGTGCTTCATACTTGGGGTCAAAATCTCCACCATCATCCGCATGTCCACTGCGTCGTGCCGGGCGGCGGCCTGTCGCTCGAGCCTGCCCCGGCGACGGCCGGGGACCGGCGATGGATCGCCTGCCGGCCGGGATTTTTCCTGCCCGTGCGGGTTCTGTCGCGCCTGTTCAGGCGGCTATTCCTGGAGCACCTGCAGGACGCCTTCGACGCCGGCCAGCTTCGCTTCTTCAGCGATCTCGCCAGCCTGGCCGACCCTGCCACTTTCTGCGCCCAACTGGCTGGACTGAAGCGGATCGAATGGGTCGTCTACGCCAAGCCCCCGTTCGGCGGTCCCGAACAGGTCCTCGCCTATCTGGGCCGCTACACCCATCGCGTCGCCATCGCCAACAGCCGCCTCGTGAGCCTGGACCAGGGAAAGGTCAGCTTCCGCTGGAAGGACTATCGCCACCACGACAAGTCCAAGCACAAGCTCATGACCTTAAGCGCCGACGAGTTCATCCGGCGCTTCCTGCTGCACGCTCTTCCAGACGGATTCCATCGCATCCGCCACTACGGCCTCTTCGCCAACGGCCACCGCGTCGCCAAGCTCGCCCAGTGCCGTCTTCTTCTGGCGGCGCCCACGCCGCCGACGCCGGACCCGACCGCCGACTATCGCCAGCGTTACCGCTGTCTCACAGGGCGCTCCCTGGACATCTGTCCGGGCTGCGGCGGCGCCATGGCCTCGCTCGGCCCGATCCCGCGCAAGGCCCAGACCTGGCCAGACACCTCATGACACGCCGCGCACCGACACGCTCGCACCGTCCATCCCGGCGTCTGCTACAGTCGCCGCCGGGCCTTTGCGCGCCGCTAGTCAAAGTCGCAGCCTGGCTATCGCCAGCAACGCTGCACCTCAGCGTCAACGACCCAATGGCGCCGTCTCTCGCGTCGCAGATGGTCCTGCATCGCGACGACGGGCGACTGCCCCAGAGCGATCGGCGAGCCCGCTCCGGCGCCTCGGACACACTGTCGACCCCTAAATCCCCATAGCCCCGCCCGCCATCCCGCGGTTCAGTTCAATCAGGCTTCAATGTAGTCGCGACCCATGCGTGCCCGCCCAATCGCGCCCGCGACCACACAGAACCCTCCAGATTCATCGTAGTTTTGAATCTGAACCGCACCGACGCGTCAACCGCACAATTCGGGAGCCGTCAGCCCGCAACCTGATATTGCCGCACCGGATGGCGCACCATTGCATCGATGTCGATGCCGTCGAGAATCCAATGGAGCTGCTCGGTCGTCAGCGTAACCACCGCCGTCTCCCGGCGTGGCCATCGGAACCTGTCTTCGGTCAGCCGCTTCAGAACCAGCACGAAGCCGGACCGGTCGAAGAACAAGAGTTTCATCCGGTCGCGGCGGCGATTGCAAAATGCAAAGACCGCAGGCGCAAATGGGTCAAGCTCCATCACCTCCTGAACCAGGACCGCAAGGCTGTTGATGCCGGCCCTAAAATCGATCGGCTCGCGGTGCAGGTAGACGTTGAGATCAGCGCCCAGTCTGAACATGGCCCAGAGCTCCAATGATCGCCGTCAACGCGTCTACATCACCGCATTCCAGCACCAGCTTCACGCCGTTCGGCAAAGACGCGCTCACCTTGGCTGGGAGTGGCAATGAGCCCATGCTTTCCGACTTCGACAGCCGCTCTTCACCACGCGCAGCAGGCCTGTCCACCGAATTGCTCTGCATAGGCAGGCTGTGGTCCGCAGCGGTGACTTGAACTGGAATGAACGCAGACGGTGCAGGTGGCGGCAAAGCACCGGCGTCTTTGGTCGTCTTTATCCATTTCCGAAGAAGGTTGGCATTGATCCCATATTCAAGCGCAAGTCGCGATACCGACACGCCAGGCTCAAGGCAGGCCGCAACTAGCCGCTCTTTCGACGCCGGGTCGTACCGCCGGCGGCCGTTGCGCAAAATCCGCCTCACCAGCAGTTTCTGTTCATCGTCCTCAATCACTTGGTGTCCACCTCCGTTAAGTGGACACTTCATGCCAAAACACGCTCAATGGAAAAAGGTGCGGAGAAATTCGCGCTTACGAAGGTCGGGCGGCCCGACAGTTCGCGCACGGCGCCAAACTCGAGCAGCCGGTCGAACAGCCGGCGTAACCCGCGATCGCTCATGCCGGTCTTGTTGTATCACCGCGCGAGGCGACGACGGCGTCATCGCCGAGAAGCGTCTCGATCACCGCGTCCGCACCTTTTGCCTGCAATTTTGGCGCAACAGCCAGCAGATGATCGGCGCGGCGGCCGAGCTCGGCGGCAAGATCCACCGCCTGCAGCGCCGCCCGCGCATAGGCGCCAAAAATGGCTTGGCGCGATGCCGGCTGCGCTTGCCGTTGGTCCGCTGGCGACAACCGATCGCTGGCTGTCGGCGGTGGCGGGTAGGCGCTCGAGCGTCGCGATGACATCGGCGGCCACGCCGACCGCGTTCGCGTGTGCGCCAGCAAGCCCTTTGATTTCATCGCCGAGACGCCCTGCCGTGTCCTCATCGAGGAAACTCCCCAGATCCGCGCCTATCTCGCCCAGCGCCGCTTCGCCAACCAAAGTCGCGACCGGACGCGAGGCCAGCCTGCGCTAGATCAGCAGCATGCGGCCGGCGGGCCCGAAATTATCGCCGGGGCGGGTGAGCAGCAGTGCGTCGCGCAACGCCGCTGCGTCTTCCATGCGGCCGGCGCGTTTTGCCGCTTCCGCCGCCGCGGCGGCGGCAAAAGCGGCATCTTCAAGCGATTGCGGAGCGGCCGCCGCGGCGCGCAGCCAGGCCGGCACCGGAGCGACCGGCGCAACCGGGCCCGAGCTCGCGGTGACAAGCGGGTGATGGCGGATCAATTTCGGGCGGAGAATCATCGCCGAGAGCATGAATCGGCGCGGCGCTTTTGGCAGCGTACTTTAGCAGAAACCGCCGCGCCTGTCGTGCAACTGTTACGAACGATAATGTTGTTATCGGACGTATGGCGCTAGCGTGCCAAATCATGGAAGATTCCCCATCGAAACCCGCCAAAATCGACCTCTCGCCCGCCGACCATCCGGATGGCGATCTTCCCGATATCGTCGATCTGGTGCTGGAAATGGGGGCCCCACCCACCACCCCGTGGGCGCCGGCGAATCTCGAAGCGCTCGTCGAGACGGCAACAGGCTACGCCAGGGCCGCCCGCTCCGAAAACACCAAAACCGCCTACTAAGGATTGGCGGCATTTTTCAGCCTGGTGCCGGCGCAACGGTTTCGAGCCCCTGCCCCCAGAGGTACAAACAATCGGCCTCTATATCAGCGCCTGTGCCTCAGGCAGCGCCGCCGGTGAGGCCCACCGGGGCTTGCTACCCCTTTCGGTCGCCACAATTGAACGCCGCCTGTCCGGCCACGCCTGGAACTTTACCCAGCGCGGTTTTGCGCTCGATCGATCCGATCGGCATATCGCCATGGTGCTTGCCGGCATTCGCAGAAAACACGCAAAGCCACCGCGGCAGAAAGAAGCCGTGCTCGGCGACGATCTCCTGGCGATGATCGCGACGCTCGGCCATAATTTGCGCGGCCTGCGCGACCGCGCTATTTTGCTCCTGGGCTTCGCCGGCGGCCTGCGCCGCTCCGAAATCGTCGGCCTCGACGTCGTGCGAGACGACAAGAGTGACGGCGCCGGCTGGATCGAGATTTTTCCGGACAAGGGCGTGCTGGTGACGCTGCGTGGGAAGACCGGCTGGCGCGAGGTCGAGGTGGGCAGCGGCTCCAGCGATTTGTCTTGCCCCGTGGTGGCGCTGGAGACCTGGATCAGGCTGGGCCGCATTGCGCGAGGCCCGCTTTTCCGCCGCATCTTCAAGGACAACGAGACCGTCGACGTCGAGCGGTTGTCCAACAAGCAATCGCCCGCCTGGTCAAGCAAACGGCGCTCGCCGGTGGCGTCCGCGCCGATCTTCCGGAAGCGGAGCGCGCTGTTGTTCGCCGGACACTCGCTGCGAGCAGGTCTCGCCTCTTCGGCTGAGATCGAGAAGCGCTACGTGCGGAAGTAACTCGGCCACGCCTCGGCCGAGATGACCCGCAAATATCAGCGCCGGCGTGAGCGGTTCCGCACCAACCTCACCAAGGCTTCCGGGCTTTGAACGGCCCCCTAGGGCGAGATTTCTACTTAGCGTTTCAGTTGACATCGGGAGTTAAGGGCGACAGCGGCCTCGCTAATCTCCCCGAGACGCGGAGCCTACGCCTGGTCGGAGCAAGGTTTGCCCGTTCCAGCAAGAAGGTCTCACCCAACGTTCTGTGGCGAAGCCCGAAAGTTTGGCATCCGTTCGGAGATGTCGATCCCGATCTTCGACGGGTCCGGAAGGCGTGCCCTCTTTACCTTCCCGTCCCGTGAGCGGAAACCCGACCCCGCGATGGTAGCGGACGGGTATTCCGTTCTGACACTTGGTGCCTTCATCGATGGCTACCTACAGAGCCGCAGCGACGACGGGTTGATATGCGCAGCCCCCTCCCACTGACGAGCTATCAGCTGGAATGCCTCGCATGGCTCCTGCAGGGCAAGACCAACGGCGATATCGCAGCACTTGGCAATGTCAGAAGACGGGCGGTCGAGTTCCAACTGCCGAACATCCGTCGGAAGCTCAACGTCATGACTACCTACCAGGCCCTCGACATCGCGATAAAGCACAATTGGATCTAAGCTCGATTGCAGACCGCGGTGGCTTCTCG contains the following coding sequences:
- the tnpC gene encoding IS66 family transposase; amino-acid sequence: MARIAVLQAENRQLAERVVKLEEELALARSHRFAPKSEKHVDRLFNEAEQVADEDDAGSEDGNVVDLPDTGFPSTEKKPEGKKRGRKALPEHLPRERVEYDLPEDQKACPCCRHRMHHMGEAITEQLHIEVKAKVLQNVRFKYACRHCDRTGINTPVVIAPMPAQPLPGSIATASTLAFALVHKYVDGTPLYRLSQAFERAGVPVSRGALGHWVIGSSEKHLSRIYDALKLRLRSQALIHGDETTVQVLKEKDREATSTSFMWAYRSGEESNEPIVLLDYQPGRGQIYPQAFLGDYRGILMSDGYTAWRTLAGATHVGCMAHSRRRFVDALKARKKGGGPPEQALKFFEQLYRVEGQVRNEKPDKGETQADCIRRFRQQHSVPILNALKAWLDDIAPKVLPDSKIGDAVSYTLNQWEYLTRYTEDGRMPIDNNLLERDIRIFATGRKSWLFSDTVDGARASAVIYSLMLTCRACGVEPLAYLRYVLSELPQRATDADITDLLPFNFAKTAAA
- a CDS encoding site-specific integrase, with the protein product MAQISPLRQRMIEDLTIRNLSPETQRSYVHHVAKFSRFFGRSPDQLGYEEVRAYQAHLVGRRVSWGALNQTVCALRFFYGVTLGRSDLPERIAYARTPRKLPVVLSADEVVGFLQAVKGTRNRVALMTTYAAGLRAAEAACLRVSDIDSSRMVIRIEQGKGGKDRYVMLSPQLLEILRVYWRLTKPGRWLFPRRDGRGPIHPQTLGIACRAACEFLGVEKRVTVHTLRHSFATHLLEAGTDIRIIQVLLGHRSLATTTLYAQVSTAVIGRTASPFDQLHMEITPPG
- a CDS encoding IS91 family transposase, with protein sequence MRPDLEVADVFHRHGDDYRRDHAGHLGRVERRVMAAVEACRTAALGGHAEHCTDCGLVRQAYNSCRNRHCPKCQGLARAQWLAERQAELLPVPYFHVVFTVPAQIAEIAFQNKAAVYAILFKAASEALRAAAADPRHLGAEIGVVAVLHTWGQNLHHHPHVHCVVPGGGLSLEPAPATAGDRRWIACRPGFFLPVRVLSRLFRRLFLEHLQDAFDAGQLRFFSDLASLADPATFCAQLAGLKRIEWVVYAKPPFGGPEQVLAYLGRYTHRVAIANSRLVSLDQGKVSFRWKDYRHHDKSKHKLMTLSADEFIRRFLLHALPDGFHRIRHYGLFANGHRVAKLAQCRLLLAAPTPPTPDPTADYRQRYRCLTGRSLDICPGCGGAMASLGPIPRKAQTWPDTS
- the tnpB gene encoding IS66 family insertion sequence element accessory protein TnpB (TnpB, as the term is used for proteins encoded by IS66 family insertion elements, is considered an accessory protein, since TnpC, encoded by a neighboring gene, is a DDE family transposase.), producing the protein MFRLGADLNVYLHREPIDFRAGINSLAVLVQEVMELDPFAPAVFAFCNRRRDRMKLLFFDRSGFVLVLKRLTEDRFRWPRRETAVVTLTTEQLHWILDGIDIDAMVRHPVRQYQVAG
- the tnpA gene encoding IS66-like element accessory protein TnpA; translated protein: MEDDEQKLLVRRILRNGRRRYDPASKERLVAACLEPGVSVSRLALEYGINANLLRKWIKTTKDAGALPPPAPSAFIPVQVTAADHSLPMQSNSVDRPAARGEERLSKSESMGSLPLPAKVSASLPNGVKLVLECGDVDALTAIIGALGHVQTGR
- a CDS encoding DUF1403 family protein, with translation MSDRGLRRLFDRLLEFGAVRELSGRPTFVSANFSAPFSIERVLA
- a CDS encoding DUF1403 family protein; translation: MRTRQGVSAMKSKGLLAHTRTRSAWPPMSSRRSSAYPPPPTASDRLSPADQRQAQPASRQAIFGAYARAALQAVDLAAELGRRADHLLAVAPKLQAKGADAVIETLLGDDAVVASRGDTTRPA
- a CDS encoding DUF1403 family protein is translated as MILRPKLIRHHPLVTASSGPVAPVAPVPAWLRAAAAAPQSLEDAAFAAAAAAEAAKRAGRMEDAAALRDALLLTRPGDNFGPAGRMLLI
- a CDS encoding autoinducer binding domain-containing protein — its product is MPVPARRSHPTFCGEARKFGIRSEMSIPIFDGSGRRALFTFPSRERKPDPAMVADGYSVLTLGAFIDGYLQSRSDDGLICAAPSH
- a CDS encoding helix-turn-helix domain-containing protein — its product is MRSPLPLTSYQLECLAWLLQGKTNGDIAALGNVRRRAVEFQLPNIRRKLNVMTTYQALDIAIKHNWI